From a single Osmerus mordax isolate fOsmMor3 chromosome 14, fOsmMor3.pri, whole genome shotgun sequence genomic region:
- the cdkn2a/b gene encoding cyclin-dependent kinase 4 inhibitor D: MDELANAAVLGKIEDVKALLQKIDDVNGLNSYGRTPLQVMMMGSTPVALLLLQAGADPNIRDRHTGTTPLHDAARMGFLDTVKILVKFCADPNARDNRDCRPIDLAQENDHMAVVDFLKTL; the protein is encoded by the exons ATGGACGAGCTCGCGAATGCAGCAGTGTTAGGCAAAATCGAAGATGTGAAAGCTTTGCTTCAGAAAATAGACGATGTCAACGGGTTGAATAGCTATGGAAGGACACCGTTGCAG GTGATGATGATGGGCAGTACCCCGGTAGCACTGTTGCTACTTCAGGCTGGAGCCGACCCCAACATCCGCGACCGGCACACCGGGACAACACCGCTTCACGACGCGGCCAGGATGGGCTTTCTGGACACGGTGAAAATTCTCGTTAAGTTCTGCGCGGATCCGAACGCCCGTGACAACAGAGACTGTCGACCGATCGATCTGGCACAAGAAAACGACCACATGGCGGTCGTTGACTTTTTGAAGACTTTATAG